Below is a genomic region from Gemmobacter sp. 24YEA27.
TGTCGCGCAGCCTCGTGTCATACCAGACCGCCACGGTGCCACGGATCTCTTTCGAGCCCGGCTCTTCGATCCAGGCCGCGAGATAGGGGCGGTATGCGGGGCTGGCCTCGGGCTGCGGCAGCGTCACCTCGAATTCCAGCCCGGCGGCCAGAGCCGGGCCGCTCACCAGCGCCAGCGTCGCGGCAACGGCCAGGCGCGCGGCCGGCATCGGGCGGGCATTGTCATCTGTCATCATCAGCACCAGTCATCGTCAGCACCCGGGGGCAAAAGCGGCATAAGTGCCTCGCGGCGGGCGGGAAGCCTTCACCCGCCGCGAGGCCAGGGACGGAGCTGCGATCAGTTGGCAGCGCCGTCCTTTTTCTCGTCTTTCTTAGCGGCCTGATCATTGCCGTCATCCTCGCGGACAGGCGCCGGATCGGCGGCCGAGACGAAGCCATCGCCATCGGTGTCATTGCGGGCAAAGGTCTTGCGGGCAGACTCGAGATCTTCTTCCAGCGACAGGAAGCCGTCCCGGTCGCGGTCGAGCAGCGCGAACCGCACAGCGGCCTGTTTCAGGCTGGCCTCAAAACGCTCGCCGCTCGGATCGCGGCCCTGATCTGCATATTGCTGGCGCAGGCGGCCCTCGAACTCAGCGACATATTCCGCCTCATTGAGCCTGCCATCGCCATCCTTATCGGCCCCCGGAACCGCTCGGTCCGCACCTCGATCAGCTCGTCAAGCGAGACCTTGCCGTCGCCATTCTTGTCGTAAGAGGCGATAAAGGCCGCCTGGCTGTGGCCGCCGGCAATGCCCGGCTTCGGCGAGGCGTCGCCCGGATTGTCGGTCGCAGAACCGACAGTGGCGTCGGCCTGGGCCGGTTTGGCCTCTTCGCTCTGGGCGAAAGCGGCGCCGGAAAGGGCTGCGATCAGTGCGAGCCCCAGAACGGGGCTGAGGCTCAGGGTGGTTTTGCTGCGGTCGGCCATGGTGGGACTCCGTTCCTCTGGCTGTGGTCTGGCCGGGGTCCCGGCCGGGAAAGAGCGGGCCGGCCATCAAATGACGGCCGGCCCGGATGGATCAGAAGGTCTTGATGATACCTACCTTGAAGTTGCGGCCCGGGCCGTTGCGGGTGGCCAGCGCCTGCATGTAATCGCGGTCGAAGAGGTTCTCGACGCCGAAGCGGATTTCGGTGCCTTCAAGCACGCCGTCCTGCGGACGGTAAGTTGCGCGCAGGTTGTGAACGGCAAAGCCCGGACGGATCACCGATTCGTCGTAACGGTCATAGGCGACCATTTCCCAGCTCAGATCGAGTTCGCGGTCCCAGCGCTTCCCGGCGACGACACGCAGCGAATTCGGCGGTGTCTGCGCATAGTTGGAGCGGTTCACAAGCTGGATGGTCTTTGACTCGAAGTTCACAATGCTGGTGCTGAGTTCGCCGTAATAGCCACTTTCCATGCTATAGGCGGCCTCAAGCTCGAACCCGGTGCCCGCGATCCAGGCGGTGCTGGGCTCAGAGGTCGCGTTCCAGACATTGGTGTCGTAGATATTCCCTTTGATGCTGAAGGCATCCCCCGCCGAGAAGAGGTCGGCGGTACGCCAGGACGCCCCAAGTTCAATGGTGCGCGACTGCTCGTTGGTGGTCATGTAATTGGCGCGCGTACCGCCGGCCCAGGGCTGGTTCTGATTCTCGAAGTCATCAAGGATCGGCAGACCCTCGGTATAGGCCAGGCTGCCGAACACCGCCGCGCCATTGGCGAATTCATAGCGCATATCAACGCCGCCCATCAGCGCGTCATTGTCAAAGTTAGTGACCGGGATCCGGGTCTGCGGATAATCTTTATAGGTGATATCCTGGGTCTCATACCGCATCGCGGGCGTGATGGTCAGGCCGTTGCCGAAATCGAATTTGTTGATCAGGAAGAAGGCTGTGCGGTCATCGGTGCCACCCGGAGCCGAACTGGCGGTCTTGCGCTCTTTCCGGATGAATTCGACACCGGCGCGCAGTTCGTTTTCGATGCTGCCGAAGGTAAAGCGCGCGGTGTTTTTCACCGTGAGCTTGGTCGTCTCATACCGATGATCGGCATTCCTGAGCCCATCGGTGGGAACATAGGGCACCGAGGTGCTGTCGATCTGCTGATCGGCATAGGACAGGATCACCCGCAGGTCGACCAGGTCATTGTCGAGCGGATTCCACCCATAGGTCAGTACCGCGTTGCGGCTTTCAACATCGCGGTCGACATTGCCAAATGGATTGCCCCCGATCGCGTCATAGGGCACGTCGCGCTCGGCCATGGTGGTATTTGCCAGCGAGATGCTGACAAACTGGTCGCGTTCCTGGCCGAAGGTGAACTTGCCCTTAAGACCCCATGACGGTGTTTTGAAGCCTTCGGCACCGAGGTCGGCACCCTTGCCATCGACCTGTTCGCCCAGGCGGCGCCAGACATAATTGGCCACGAATTCAGCGTTTTCCGAAGGCTGCCATGCCAGGATGGTCGATGAGGTGATGCCATCGCCATTCGTGTTGAAACTCAGCCCCTGGCGGAGCTTGTAGCCGATCTCGCCGCCGGTGAAATCCGAGGCATCCTTGGTTTCCAGCTGCACAATGCCGCCAACGACACCCGAGCCATATTCAAAGCTGCCGATGGTGCCGCGCATCACCGAA
It encodes:
- a CDS encoding TonB-dependent receptor plug domain-containing protein, whose translation is MINGATPLGGGINIRGFGAGNTYGTNQKVMITIDGATQGSEELYRIGTQLFTDPELFKSVSVMRGTIGSFEYGSGVVGGIVQLETKDASDFTGGEIGYKLRQGLSFNTNGDGITSSTILAWQPSENAEFVANYVWRRLGEQVDGKGADLGAEGFKTPSWGLKGKFTFGQERDQFVSISLANTTMAERDVPYDAIGGNPFGNVDRDVESRNAVLTYGWNPLDNDLVDLRVILSYADQQIDSTSVPYVPTDGLRNADHRYETTKLTVKNTARFTFGSIENELRAGVEFIRKERKTASSAPGGTDDRTAFFLINKFDFGNGLTITPAMRYETQDITYKDYPQTRIPVTNFDNDALMGGVDMRYEFANGAAVFGSLAYTEGLPILDDFENQNQPWAGGTRANYMTTNEQSRTIELGASWRTADLFSAGDAFSIKGNIYDTNVWNATSEPSTAWIAGTGFELEAAYSMESGYYGELSTSIVNFESKTIQLVNRSNYAQTPPNSLRVVAGKRWDRELDLSWEMVAYDRYDESVIRPGFAVHNLRATYRPQDGVLEGTEIRFGVENLFDRDYMQALATRNGPGRNFKVGIIKTF